One Peromyscus leucopus breed LL Stock chromosome 6, UCI_PerLeu_2.1, whole genome shotgun sequence genomic region harbors:
- the Phtf1 gene encoding putative homeodomain transcription factor 1 isoform X6: MILLRRSVEGASSDNGCEVKTRKSILSRHLNSQVKKTTTRWCHIVRDSDSLAESEFESAAFSQGSRSGVSVGSRSLNLSRRDSESTRHDSETEDMLWDDLLHGPECRSSVTSDSEGTHVNTLHSGTKRDPKEDVFQQNHLFWLQNSSPASERVSAIIWEGNECKKMDMSVLEISGIIMSRVNAYQQGVGYQMLGNAVTIGLAFFPFLYRLFREKSFDQLKSISAEEVLTLFCGAPPVTPVVILSIINFFERLCLTWMFFFMMCVAERTYKQRFLFAKLFSHITSARKARKYEIPHFRLKKVENIKIWLSLRSYLKRRGPQRSVDVVVSSVFLLTLSIAFICCAQVLQGHKTFLNDAYNWEFLIWETALLLFLLRLASLGSETNKKYSNVSILLTEQINLYLKMEKKPNKKEQLTLVNNVLKLSTKLLKELDTPFRLYGLTMNPLIYNITRVVILSAVSGVISDLLGFNLRLWKIKS, from the exons ATGATATTACTGCGTAGGAGTGTGGAAGGGGCGTCCAGTGACAATGGCTGTGAAGTAAAGACTAGAAAATCCATACTGTCCAGGCACCTAAACTCTCAG GTAAAGAAAACCACGACAAGGTGGTGTCATATAGTACGGGATTCAGATAGTCTGGCTGAATCAGAATTTGAATCGGCAGCCTTCAGCCAG ggTTCTAGGTCCGGTGTGAGTGTTGGCTCTCGGAGCCTTAACTTGTCAAGAAGAGACTCAGAAAGCACCCGCCATGACTCAGAGACTGAGGATATGTTATGGGATGACCTTCTCCATGGCCCAGAGTGCCGGTCATCTGTCACCAGTGACAGTGAGGGGACTCATGTAAACACCCTTCATTCAGGGACCAAACGTGACCCCAAAGAAGATGTTTTTCAGCAG AATCATTTATTCTGGCTTCAGAATTCAAGTCCTGCCTCTGAGCGAGTTAGTGCAATAATCTGGGAAGGAAACGAGTGTAAAAAGATGGACATGTCTGTGTTGGAGATAAGCGGCATCATCATGAGTAGG GTCAATGCGTACCAGCAAGGAGTCGGCTATCAGATGCTGGGGAACGCCGTCACCATTGGCTTagcatttttcccatttttatatcGACTTTTCCGAGAGAAGAGTTTTGATCAACTAAAGTCCATCTCAGCAGAGGAGGTCCTAACCCTCTTCTGTGGGGCACCGCCTGTCACACCTGTTGTTATTTTgtctataattaatttttttgaaagattGTGTCTTACCTGGATGTTTTTCTTCATGATGTGTGTGGCAGAGAGAACATACAAGCAG AGATTTTTATTTGCAAAACTCTTCAGCCATATTACTTCTGCCAGGAAAGCCAGGAAATATGAAATACCTCATTTTAGACTAAAAAAGGTGGAGAACATTAAAATATGGTTATCGCTGCGCTCCTATCTGAAG AGGCGGGGTCCACAGCGCTCAGTGGATGTGGTTGTGTCGTCTGTCTTCTTGCTGACACTCTCGATTGCTTTCATTTGTTGTGCACAG GTTCTTCAAGGCCACAAGACATTCCTGAATGATGCTTACAACTGGGAGTTCTTGATCTGGGAAACAGCACTGCTGCTGTTCTTGCTTCGCTTGGCCTCCCTGGGGTCAGAAACCAACAAGAAGTACAGCAACGTCTCCATCCTGCTCACTGAACAG attaatttatatcttaaaatggaaaaaaagccaAATAAGAAAGAACAGCTCACTTTAGTAAACAATGTATTGAAGCTGTCCACCAAGTTGTTAAAG GAGCTGGACACACCATTTAGACTCTATGGCCTGACCATGAACCCCTTAATCTACAACATCACAAGAGTAGTCATCCTTTCTGCCGTCTCAGGAGTTATAAGCGATCTTCTCGGATTCAACCTAAGA